The Trypanosoma brucei brucei TREU927 chromosome 4, complete sequence genomic sequence AGGGGAACAAGGAGAAGCAAGAGGCCGGGCAGGAGCCGACCCCTTGCTACTTGACGAAGTTGAAACATGACATCCTGGCTTGTCTCAACAGGAATACCGAAAAACCTGAGGCCAGTGCCACCAATACTTCTGTACGGTCACCTAAGGCCGACGATACCACCGAAACATCAGACGCACTCTCCGTCCCGAAACAGTGGAAGCGCATCGACGAAAAGTTGCAGCACATGCTGGCTCCATTTTCGTCCCTTTTGCATGCATTTAAGAAATACAAGGAGCGAAGGTCTCTCGGCGGGCGGCGTTGCGACAGACATAAGGCGAGATGTCGTTTAGATATGCTTCCCGGTTCCCGGTCACTGATTGCCATTGAGACGTTTATTGCAATACTGCATAAGCATTGCTTTGCCACATACGCCCTCTCCTGTTCCGGAAGTGTCCGCTCCTCGCTTCTTGACGCTGCAATGAAGGGTGGCCATGGTGGGAATGACGCAAATGATGTGGGCCCCTTCACACGTGTTGGCCAATTGCCGCCCATGAACAAGCACATCCGCCGCCTGCGGTTTGCCATTGCAATGGATCAGCCCTCCTCTCTTTTGCGATACACCGACCTCTTCACTGTGGATTCGCGGTTTGGTACGCCATCTCACTTCCATAACGAATACCTTAGATTAACCATCGATACGTACCTTGAGCAACAAGAGGCATACATGAATATCATCCTTGGTTCATGTGTGGTTCGTGATGGACGCACCATTCCCACTCCAGTGGTGGATTCGGATGGCATCTTGCCATTCCCGGCGCTTCGGGCGGGTTTTGAAGCCGTTCTTCGGAAGTTGTCTTTCGCTCCCAAAGAAAGCAACATAGTGGCCAAACATTTCCTTAACTACTGTGACTTGCTGCGACATGAGGATGATATCCGGCAGGAACAATACGTTGATGCACCGCTAGTAATATGCGCAGAGGTGGTATCTAAAAAAGATTTTGCGAGAGAATCTGCATTACTGAGAGAGCACAGTTGGTCTGTGGAGGATGAGGCAGCCTCCTGTTCACTTTTGCATCTCTCGTTTGCCGCACGAATGATGTATATTGTTTGGGGATTGAATTCCTCTTCGAAAGGGCGGTTAGCGATCTCAATGCTTCCAGGAGCTGCCCGTAGTTTTGTGAACGCAGGTTGTACGATTGGCGGGCAGTTGGTGCCTTCAGAGAGCTCCGACTCCGCAGAAGGGTTATGCCCACTTCGAGAGGACCTTGAGCCCCTCTTTAGGTTTGAAGTGGAGGAAGAGTGCCGTGATGCGCTAAACCGCGCTAAAGTTGGGTACGGGCGACGCAATGAATTGCGGCAGCTGCTGATGGAAACAGAAGATGTACCGACAACGAAGGCAACGGAGTCATCAGCGGCAATCACCGACGTGCGAGAGGTCGAGGGAATGGATCCGTGGGAGTTGCTGGTAGATATTGGTTGCTTTTGTCCCCTTTTTGGTGCTAGATTGCGTCCGGGAACACATTCATTGCACGGGGAAGCCACGTCCGTGTGTTCTAGGAAGACTAGAACTTCCAAGCGCGTTTCTCCGAGGCCATCGTCATGTGACACCGATGCCCCAGCGGGAGCCATTCATTTGTCAGGTGGCGCCTCGCTTTTACGGTTTTTCGGTGCCCGGCGGGCTGCGAAAACGAAAGGCGATAAGCGGAAGTCAAAGAATCGCAGGAACTCTCAAGAATTACCGGGAGCAGTGTTCGCGCAAGTACTGCGTTCTGAGGTCGCGCCTGTTCACTACCAAAGTATATTAGAAAACCTTGCTGCTGTGAGCTCTGAGGCAAACGCCTCCGTTAAGTGTGTTGTTGACCTTGCGAATGCCACAAGTCTCCTTCGTAATCCCCATGTTTCGTCGCCCCACTCCGCATCGTTACAGCAGCAGACGGAGGTAAGCAATTCTACGATCCCCGAATCGCCGGCCTCACGGCGCTCAAGGGCGGCAAAGGGCCGAGATGGTCACGCATCATTTTTGGATGGCAGCGAGCAGCGGGCCTACAGCCCACTCGCCATGTCATCTTCAGACAAAAGCGAGCTGGAAGGCGGGGATCTGGCACCCTCGTCGTTGGCGAGACAACTCCACGTTGCCTCCGCAGTACTCAGTTTATTGTAAGAGAAAGCTCTTacgagaaagagaggaaaggatgGGAGGAGagcgggaaaagaaaaaaagggggaaaatgcagaacaaacaaatacgACAAGCGGTTGGGATGAGGAAGCGAGGAGGTTGTAGAGGAAACTACGAGTTGACGTAAAGAAGGAAGACTGAGCACTTTGGGAGGGGAAGGATAGAACTCTAACTCATTGTTGGGTGCTCCCACCGGTGATAGTGGACGGTGACGGCATGTAAATGTGTTTTACACATGTCTctcttgtgtgtttttgtgatAGTTTTGAATTGTATGATGTCATCCCAAGGAGCGAAACTCGTCACCTTCGACCCCTAACCCACACACGCGCGCACGTACTTCTCTTCCTCAATGTTTTTTATAGACATCTGATGCGCCGCATGGCTTCAGaaggcgttttttttttttttccgaatAGCTCTCAGTCACTTGATGTAAATTTGTATACTCTTCACCTTTGGTATTACGGTCATTTACAGTTGTTTGCGGTCGGTTACACACCACGGCAGGTGGGCagatttccccccttccccgaCCTTCGGCTTTATTCTTTGATCATTTTGAATATTTATTGTGTTTGGCAATACTGCGGACTTCAAGGCCACATCGGTCCCCGTGGGTGTCAAGTCCCACATGTGTCTACACCTGACCAGAGCGATATGGCTAGCAACTTTCAACCGTattgacctttttttttcctcagttTTGCATCTTACGGGTTTAAAGGCGTTGTACAGTTTTCGGGTCGATCGGCTGTTGACATGTCGCCAGCCCACGGAGGCGAAGGGGGGGAATGACCGCGTTGAGATGAatctttttctcacttttttttcttttttgaatgGTGCCTTTGGAAGTTGAAACGAGCATCGCAGGTCAGCGGATTGAGGCAAATGTTAGATCAGTACAACATTTTCCCGGAGCACATGCTGCTGTCCATTCTTGGGCCTTATTCCTGTCACcttgaaaattaaaaaaaggtgataaaggaaagaaggcagtcggacaaagggggaaaatttgTGTTTACACCTGATCGgaccacttttctttctttttcttttgatccATCAGTTTAGCTGACTGGATAGCTGATTGACCCTGGGATTTTTGGTCCTGGGAAGACGTTGCATGAAATTAAGCCACCCATCACTGTCACTTTTCTGGAGGCGCCCGTCAAGCTGCTGCGTCTTGTCACTGCACTTCCCATATTATGTTGCATTCGTTTTTACCTTCTGAAATTGTTCTCCATTACATGCAcacgacaacaacagtaTCGTGGGGTTCGCGTCAGTGCGATGCGCGGCGTGGTGTACTACGGCGAGCAGTTTGTAGAGGTTCCCGATGCAACCGTCACGCTGAGGGATATATGCACATCATTCGGCCTGACGGGAGAGTTTGTGGGTTTTTCATTGAAAAACCGGGCTAGCGGTCTCGTTGTGGCCACGCTTCCTTTTGAGGTTCTCCCCGAAGTGTCAAGTGCCAGTGGCGACGTCGATGAGATGACGTACGATCTTATCACACCTGCTGACGGCGATGCCGCAACGGAGGAGAGAGATCCAACAACTGACGATATGACGGACATCTTAAAACAACTCGTGCAGCTTGGCGCCACCCCTTTACTTAGCGCAGAGACCGACGCATTGATAGATCCGTACGAACCGCGAGCGGCACCAGGGCTTTTGCTTCGCACCATTTACCCACCGTCTGCTTATTGTCCATACCGCTACCGTGGCGACCCCGTCAAAGCGGTTGGGCGTTTTGGTGCAACATCCTCCGCTGCGACACATTCAGCGAGTCCGCCATATATGAGTGCTGTGGAAGTGTACACTGTGGAAAAGGCAACAGGGGCAGCGCTACGAGGTCGTCCAGACCTGACGCCAAAAACCGAGGAGGAAGCAAATGATATTATGCGGGGGTTGCTTACAGCGGCAACGCAAGCGAAGGCGATGATTGCGCTAACAAGCGCAGAGGAGCGTCGCCACGCGGAGGTGGATGTCAAGCCGAACATTTATCCCACGGCCACTTAGTTTGCGGAGGTGAAACGGACGCGTATGCGCGCGcaagggacaaaaaaaaaagagttcgTGGTGGGGTTTGTTTCTACTGGTTTCTCAGATAACGACGCAGGATGGTTTGAAGTACCCCTGTCATTTCGTTTTGGTACTTTGTTATGCGATTGTCGTACAGTCAGCGTGTGGCTGACGTTTACCTGAGATATTTTCTATTTACAGCGAATAAGAAGAATGTAACGGAGCACAATAAGACACACACCTGACCGACTTGGCAAAATTCTGGTATTTGCTAAAGCACTGTTGAGTGGTTGACAGAACTTGGTGTCAATTAATGCATCCTCGTTGCATAAAAAATTGGGGCATGGGAGTCTGACGCTCCCGCGCGGGACACTGTGTGGATGTGACGCGGTGAagtgttttttcttcgttctgTGATTATTGCATACAGAAGGGTGGCGGAAGCTCCTGCGCTGAGTGGGTGTTGGTCACACCTGAAGACGAGGCCTCGTCAACTTCCTCACTTCGTCTCTTGCTGGTGGGAGAGGGAAGAGTTGCATCACgttgaagaaagaagaaaaaatgttaAGTACAtggtgcttttgtttttgatctTGTCCTGTCAAATTGACATACACAAGCACATAAGCTCCCTCATTACACTATGTTCTCTTTCGCCCTGTATTCGTTTccgtttttattgttgtgtgCGCACAGTTTTGTGAGGTGGTAGCAGCAACGAAATGAAAGGTGTAGGTACGTGGGAGTCTGCCATGGAGGTAGcggaagagcagcagcagcagcaaaaaaaacgtggTGGCGGCTTTCAGTCGTTCGGTCTTGAAAAACCTCTTCTCGATGGCATTTTGAGACTTGGCTACAACGTGCCAACACCCATTCAGCGCAGAGCCATACCGCCAATGATGCAGGGAAACGACATTGTTGCCATGGCCCGAACGGGATCGGGAAAAACGGCGGCCTTCCTCATTCCTATGCTTCATTTACTGAAGGCACACAGCAAAATTGTTGGAGTTCGCGGGCTCATCCTGTCTCCCACGCGTGAGTTAAGCATGCAAATCCTCCGCTTCGGTATTCAGATTAGCAAGTTCTTGGATCTCCGATTCGTAGCACTTGTTGGGGGTAACTCCTTGGAACAACAGTTTGAGATGTTGGCATCCAACCCAGATATCGTAGTGGCAACACCCGGACGTATATTACACATTATGGAGGAGGCTTCACTGCAACTTTCCATGGTGAAATCCATAGTGTTAGACGAGGCTGATCGCTTGTTTGAGCTTGGTCTGCAACCACAAATTGTTGCCATTATGCAGAAGATTCCGGAGTCTTGCCAGCGGTCACTTTTCTCTGCAACAATGCCTAGTGTTCTCGCAGAGTTTACCAATGCCGGTCTCCACAACCCTGTGGTCCTCCGCCTAGATGCGGAAATGAAACTGAGTGATAAACTCAAACAGAGTGCCTTTTTTGTGCGAAATGACGAAAAAATTGCGGCACTCATTGTGCTGTTGAAGAAAGTGATTGGCATTGAAGCCAGTGACAAAAAGAGCGAAAGTGCGGAGAAGCAGGCCCTTGTATTCGTGGAGTCTAAATTCCATGTAGACTACCTGGAGGCAATCATGGAGGCTTACCATATCTCTTGCAGCGCCGTACACGGACAGATGGATCAGGAGGGGCGCCGCAATGCCGTTCGTGCCTTTGCCAAGCGGGAGACGAGTGTTATGATCGTGACAGATGTCGCCGCCCGCGGTTTAGACCTCCCTCTGCTGGACAACGTAGTTAACTTCTCTTTCGCACCAACACCCAAGTTGTTTGTGCATCGAGTTGGTCGCGTAGCGCGCGCCGGTCGCTCCGGGGCGGCGTACTCTATCCTAACCTTTGAGGACTTCCCCCACTACGTAGACCTCATGGCATTTCTTAACCGACCATTGCAATGCCGGAAAGAACCTGGGGACCTTCTCTTTACTGCTGACGACGGCTGCTACGGTCGTATGCCGGAGGACGCGCTGCAGCTTGAGCTGGATTTCATTCGACGGCTCGTGCAGAACGATGTGGAACTTAAGGGCATGACAAAGGTAGTAGAAAACGCTCATAAGAAGTTTGCCcgcacaaagaagaaggctACACACGATGGCATTCAAACGGCGCGGCAGAGTGAATATCAGTTTGATAGTACGCCGCTTCATCCGATATTTGTGGAACggttggaaaaaaaggaaatcgCCGCTGACGAGGCGCGTGTTGGGCTGAAACGTTTCAAGGCGAAGGAGTCTCTGTTGGAGATCGTCCATGGAGAGAAAATGATGGAAATCAAGAAACCAGTTACCGTTCAATCTCTCTGGAGGGAGCAACGACAGAGGGGTGAGGATAAAGAGGGGAGTGAAAAAGTTGACACTGGAAGCGATAAAAAGCAGGGAAAGCACGAATCTGAAAACTGTGTTTCAATGGTGGCTCGCAAGAATGGGGCGGTGAAGGGCAGCTCGACTATGGGAAGAAAGCTTTCACTCGCCGAATCGCTTCTCTTGAAAGCACAGGAGCGGAAGAAGCGTGAAAGAGAGGCAGTCAACGGTGAGGAGAACGATGATGTCGATGGCATCACGGTTTTTCCAGCGCGTGCCGCGTACCATAGCAACTCGAGTGCTGGTGCAATCGGCGGTATGGAGTGCAACAGTGACAAGTACCGCGACCGCGAGTTCTTTATGGAAGACGTCAAGCGCAACACCATTGAAGATGTCCACTACTCGGTAAAGGATGCAACGTTTGACATTGGAGCTGACACAGCACAGGAGGCACAACAGCGACGGCAAGTTTACGCTTGgagcaagaagaagaaccGATACGTTCGCATGAATGTCAACGATGCCAAAGCGCTTCTTCGCGGAGTGAAGAATGAGGCTGGTAAGGCGGTAAACTTCAAGACAAAGCTGAAGACGTACTCTAAGTGGACCAAAAAGAGCAACCTTCGCATTCAGGACGCtggtgaggaggaagatCTCGGGCCACTGCGCCAAGCACGCGATGCGCAGCGGCAAAATGAACGGGGAGTAGGAGATGAGGATGATGGATTCGATGAGACGGAGGAAGTGGACATCAGTAACCCTAatcaaggaaagaaactgcGGATTGGACGGAAGCTGCGCCGGCTTCCAAAGGATGGTCATGTGCGTACTTTCGAGGAAATGGCTCTCATGAAGAGAAAGGCGGCAAAGGAGAAGGCACGGTTGGAGCGCAAAAAGCAGAAAGGTAAACGAAAAAGGTGAGGCTGATATTCGTGGACGGCTGCACTTTACTTCTTCTCTTTGCGTGGGTGAGTGGGAAGGATGCGGTTCACTGTTTCTCACAGCAACACGGAAAGCGTTTTGCGCAGAAATATCATGCAACATGCCTAGTCATTATTTTTCAATACGTGTAAAAGGGGGAATAATGCCCCTAtaaatcttttttctttttttttattgtttactctctccctccccctgTGCAGGAGGCTGATGCCTCATCCAACTTTTCACTTTGTACGTGAGGGTCCCCCTCATCTCTGATACGTGAATAACGCACTGTTACACTTGGGAGAGGAAGTTGAGTGTAGTAATAATCCTGTTTGTATagcaacagtaacaaaaaagaaagtgggtGCTCGTTGTTTCGGATCCCTTCAACCATACGGCTGCAAGGGAATGTTGTTAGCTGAAAATAATTGAAATTGTATCGACTATTGCCTGAATGAATTACAGTTTACACGCTCTCTATCTAtctctattttatttttttttgtactatTATTTGCCTTGTTTGTCAACAATTTTCTGCTTTCTGTTGTTGGATTTTGTCCACCACGAAAACTTTCGTACCACAATACCTGtcctgaaacaaaaaaaaaaagctgtaCATATCACCAAGTTAAGTTACTCATGTACGGCGTCACCCATCCGCGGCAAGGGAACGGCGgccaaaaacgaaaacagaagagGCCGATGGATCAAGCTGCAGCGACTGGGCCGCCTGTTCTTTTACCTTCCATTAAAACGGACGCACGTAGCGTTGTGGAGGCAAGGAACTTCGATGTAATGTGCGGGGCAGAGATAACAACGGCCACTGAACAGAAGTATAGGAACACCGGTTCGATGAGTGGTGGTGTCCTGGGGTTGGACTCATCTCCAGAGACAATATTGAATATGAACAAGGAGGCTATGTCGCTTCTAAATAAAGGTAAGATGGGCGCTTGCGAAGACGTGTTGCAGACGGCGTTGCAACTAGCGGAATCAGGGGTGCAGAACTGCCGTCATGCCATCATGATGTCGGCTGACCCAACAAAGCAGGAGGAACTTGAGGCGTGGCAGCTTGTCTTCGCAACAACACTAAGCAACATGGGTTCCGTCCAACGTCGCGTTGATCAACCACAGGACGCCTTGCGGTATCTGCAAGATGCGTGCGGCGTAGAGGAAGAAGTTTTTGGACAGCCAACCTGCTCCACACTATTGAATCTCTCAACTGTAATGCTAAACCTCGGGTTATTTGACGACGCACTGAACATGGCACGTAACTGCGCCAGTACAGCCGAGGGTGGAGACCCTTTACTCCACATCATCGCGCTGCATAACTATGGTATAGCGTTACGAAGTCATCCGTCAAGTGAAATGAAGCAGTCTGCCGCACCGGTTCTTATGAAAGCGTTGCGCGAGGCGGAGTCAAACTTAGGCAAGGACCACCCCACAACCCTTATCATCCGCCAACGATGCGGCATGGCAGCCGCAACACCAGCACGAACGTCAACACCTGGAAGGTCTGTTAGAACGCCACTACAGCAACGCAGATCGGGGAGTTCGGGCGCCAAGAGTAGTGTCAGTTCTGGATATTCAGTTAAACAAAGGAGAAAGCAGGGTTCTGGAAGCCGCACAAGTCGCGGTAACTCTACTTCAGGCAAGCGCAAGAGTGCCACGGGGCAGAAAGGTTCCACTCTCCCACCGGTCGGTCAAGCACCCGTTGACCGACTGCGGGTGAAGCAAGCCATACAAAGACTGGATTATGGTGAGATAAAGAAGGTAGTAACGACGAAAATGGAAGAGTGCGAATCAACTCCGTCAGCGGTGTCATCCGAGACTGACGAAGAACCAGTCACGCCTCGACCCTCCGCTCCCCCTTCGCATCTTCCACCTCCGCTCCCGCCCATCGCCGTGCAGGAAATGAGCGTGTCAACACACAACTCACAGAAATGTTCGGATGCCTCCCCTTTCACGCCCATTTTTGCGGTGCTAAACGACAATGTGATGAGCCTTGGATCGGCAAGTGGTGACAAATCTGCCTTTTCCAACGAAATGGTGTGGAGGTGGCAACCACCAGTTGAAGTGGTGGAAGCTGCGGTGCCGTCTCTGCGGGAGACTCAGGAGGAAGCCCCAACTTCGAAAGTCGAGGCAACCGCAACCCCGCCTGCTGTTCCTGCGGCtaatgaagaggaaaaagtggTGCCAACGatcaaaaatgaggaaaggaaggaagagatgATTCAGAAGCAAAGTAGAGCCAGCAGCATCAGACATTTAAACAAGCGAGGTAGCATGCGCCgtggaaaagagagaaggaacgAAGAACGGGACAGTGATGTGCGAAACAGAAGCACCGGAAGTAAAAAGTCCTCGAAACTCGGTTGTTGTGGCGGATATATCAATCTATGTGAAAGCTTCTCTGAGGGGAGGCCCTCATTCCTTCATTTTGGCGATCAGGAAGCTGCTCCACACGCTGCTGTGTCTGCAACTGAACCAATGCAACACCAGTTCCCCGGTAGTGTGGGTCCCACCAACGATCCTGTTTCGCGAAGGGAacagagaaggagggaaagactTCTTTTGGGTTTTGATGATTTCGATGACATTGACATcgacgaagaagaagaggaagaggaggaggaagaagaggaagaggaagaagaaaaaaaagaaagggagaaacagcGGGACGCGAAGGAAAGAGGTGAGGGAACTCCCGGTAGGTTCGCGGTTGGCGATGCGGAgcaaaaaggtgaaaaaaagaggatgggAATCAGCAAAATTATCGGAACTAGTCCAGCGGTGCGTCGCCTGCAGCGTATTGAAAAGGAGaagcaagaagaagaggCTCTCCGAGCGCGTTGGGAGAGAGAAGCCGCAGAGcgagcaaagaaagaaattttTGAGCGCTCACTAGAAAAAATTGTCCACCGCACGAGAGTACGAGCAGCCACCACTATCCAATTGGTCTGGATTGAGTGGTGGGAGAACATCGGCAAACGAAGGCGCGAGTTGTTGAACAAGCGGGCAGCCGAtagggaaagaagggaaaggttGCGGCTGGCACTTCTCGACTACGAAAGCCGTCTCGCACAGCAGCAAAGCAAGAAAGCAGCCCCAGCGGTCGTTGAGGTCGGTATTCCATCGGTCATTAAGTGTGTAAAGAGGTGGATGGAAAAAACAGCGTGTATTATTTATGCTGTGCAAAAGGGTTT encodes the following:
- a CDS encoding ATP-dependent DEAD/H RNA helicase, putative; protein product: MKGVGTWESAMEVAEEQQQQQKKRGGGFQSFGLEKPLLDGILRLGYNVPTPIQRRAIPPMMQGNDIVAMARTGSGKTAAFLIPMLHLLKAHSKIVGVRGLILSPTRELSMQILRFGIQISKFLDLRFVALVGGNSLEQQFEMLASNPDIVVATPGRILHIMEEASLQLSMVKSIVLDEADRLFELGLQPQIVAIMQKIPESCQRSLFSATMPSVLAEFTNAGLHNPVVLRLDAEMKLSDKLKQSAFFVRNDEKIAALIVLLKKVIGIEASDKKSESAEKQALVFVESKFHVDYLEAIMEAYHISCSAVHGQMDQEGRRNAVRAFAKRETSVMIVTDVAARGLDLPLLDNVVNFSFAPTPKLFVHRVGRVARAGRSGAAYSILTFEDFPHYVDLMAFLNRPLQCRKEPGDLLFTADDGCYGRMPEDALQLELDFIRRLVQNDVELKGMTKVVENAHKKFARTKKKATHDGIQTARQSEYQFDSTPLHPIFVERLEKKEIAADEARVGLKRFKAKESLLEIVHGEKMMEIKKPVTVQSLWREQRQRGEDKEGSEKVDTGSDKKQGKHESENCVSMVARKNGAVKGSSTMGRKLSLAESLLLKAQERKKREREAVNGEENDDVDGITVFPARAAYHSNSSAGAIGGMECNSDKYRDREFFMEDVKRNTIEDVHYSVKDATFDIGADTAQEAQQRRQVYAWSKKKNRYVRMNVNDAKALLRGVKNEAGKAVNFKTKLKTYSKWTKKSNLRIQDAGEEEDLGPLRQARDAQRQNERGVGDEDDGFDETEEVDISNPNQGKKLRIGRKLRRLPKDGHVRTFEEMALMKRKAAKEKARLERKKQKGKRKR